A stretch of the Ctenopharyngodon idella isolate HZGC_01 chromosome 14, HZGC01, whole genome shotgun sequence genome encodes the following:
- the gdf9 gene encoding growth/differentiation factor 9 isoform X1, whose translation MATPLFKYGARCFLSRTVLVLAVICLSFTSCYNFENESVEPDVSLHHGNILSPLLKALSEQNPWGEFPPRAKPDSRYVRYMKRLYKLSSKPDRSHEASHLYNTARLITPREECLEQNREFFMQDISYSLNRVRTQEQLLKSVLLYSFDHNHITPFTSLCYLDVKEQKPSKDQMCSHHLITQQSVPLLSFRVHTERRVRRRWVEVDVTSFLRPLIQAHKKDIHLLINLTCVEDMIPRSGGQIHKSPVELTHRSPSLLLYLNDTSEIAYQRRATQGRMVDLTSNHWDRKSTLWESTSRKRRGTLKSTNSPHARMETSMPKLVPMYDFPTDDCDLYDFRVSFNQLKLDHWIIAPHKYNPRYCKGFCPRAVGYIYGSPMHTMVQNIIYEKLDSSVPRPSCVPSEYNPLSVLTIENDGSIAYKEYEEMIATKCTCR comes from the exons ATGGCGACGCCGCTTTTTAAATATGGTGCGCGTTGTTTCCTATCCAGAACCGTTTTGGTTCTCGCGGTCATCTGCCTGTCATTTACATCATGCTACAACTTTGAAAACGAGTCTGTGGAACCTGACGTTTCCCTTCACCATGGTAATATCCTGAGCCCTTTGCTGAAAGCTTTGTCAGAGCAGAATCCATGGGGAGAATTCCCACCACGAGCCAAACCTGACTCCAGATATGTGCGTTACATGAAGAGGCTGTATAAACTATCATCCAAACCGGACAGGAGTCACGAGGCCTCTCACCTGTACAACACTGCGCGTCTGATCACGCCTCGGGAGGAGTGTCTCGAGCAAAACCGAG AATTCTTCATGCAGGATATTTCCTACAGTCTGAATCGAGTGAGGACTCAGGAGCAGTTACTGAAGTCAGTCCTGCTGTACTCTTTCGACCACAACCACATCACCCCGTTCACATCGCTCTGCTATCTCGATGTAAAGGAACAGAAACCCTCGAAGGATCAGATGTGTTCTCATCATCTCATCACCCAGCAGTCGGTCCCCCTTCTCAGCTTCCGCGTCCACACCGAGAGACGGGTCCGTCGCCGCTGGGTGGAGGTCGACGTGACCTCCTTCCTCCGTCCTCTCATTCAGGCCCATAAGAAGGACATCCATCTGCTGATCAACTTGACCTGCGTTGAAGATATGATCCCAAGATCTGGAGGCCAGATTCATAAGAGCCCGGTTGAGCTAACTCACAGATCTCCGTCCCTTCTTTTGTACCTAAACGACACCAGCGAGATCGCGTACCAGAGAAGAGCCACGCAAGGTAGGATGGTGGATCTGACGTCAAACCACTGGGATAGAAAGTCCACGTTGTGGGAGTCAACTTCACGAAAGCGACGAGGAACCCTAAAGAGCACCAATTCGCCTCACGCGAGAATGGAAACCAGCATGCCCAAACTCGTTCCCATGTATGACTTTCCGACAGATGACTGCGACCTGTATGATTTCAGAGTGAGCTTCAATCAGCTCAAACTGGACCACTGGATCATAGCGCCTCACAAGTACAATCCGAGGTACTGTAAGGGATTTTGTCCTAGGGCTGTGGGATATATCTATGGGTCACCCATGCACACCATGGTTCAAAACATCATTTACGAGAAGCTAGACTCCTCTGTGCCAAGACCTTCATGTGTTCCCTCAGAATACAACCCCTTAAGTGTTTTGACCATTGAGAACGACGGATCCATTGCCTACAAGGAGTATGAGGAGATGATCGCGACCAAATGCACTTGCCGATAA
- the gdf9 gene encoding growth/differentiation factor 9 isoform X2: MCSSTACVILSEFFMQDISYSLNRVRTQEQLLKSVLLYSFDHNHITPFTSLCYLDVKEQKPSKDQMCSHHLITQQSVPLLSFRVHTERRVRRRWVEVDVTSFLRPLIQAHKKDIHLLINLTCVEDMIPRSGGQIHKSPVELTHRSPSLLLYLNDTSEIAYQRRATQGRMVDLTSNHWDRKSTLWESTSRKRRGTLKSTNSPHARMETSMPKLVPMYDFPTDDCDLYDFRVSFNQLKLDHWIIAPHKYNPRYCKGFCPRAVGYIYGSPMHTMVQNIIYEKLDSSVPRPSCVPSEYNPLSVLTIENDGSIAYKEYEEMIATKCTCR; the protein is encoded by the coding sequence ATGTGTTCCTCAACGGCATGTGTTATCTTGTCAGAATTCTTCATGCAGGATATTTCCTACAGTCTGAATCGAGTGAGGACTCAGGAGCAGTTACTGAAGTCAGTCCTGCTGTACTCTTTCGACCACAACCACATCACCCCGTTCACATCGCTCTGCTATCTCGATGTAAAGGAACAGAAACCCTCGAAGGATCAGATGTGTTCTCATCATCTCATCACCCAGCAGTCGGTCCCCCTTCTCAGCTTCCGCGTCCACACCGAGAGACGGGTCCGTCGCCGCTGGGTGGAGGTCGACGTGACCTCCTTCCTCCGTCCTCTCATTCAGGCCCATAAGAAGGACATCCATCTGCTGATCAACTTGACCTGCGTTGAAGATATGATCCCAAGATCTGGAGGCCAGATTCATAAGAGCCCGGTTGAGCTAACTCACAGATCTCCGTCCCTTCTTTTGTACCTAAACGACACCAGCGAGATCGCGTACCAGAGAAGAGCCACGCAAGGTAGGATGGTGGATCTGACGTCAAACCACTGGGATAGAAAGTCCACGTTGTGGGAGTCAACTTCACGAAAGCGACGAGGAACCCTAAAGAGCACCAATTCGCCTCACGCGAGAATGGAAACCAGCATGCCCAAACTCGTTCCCATGTATGACTTTCCGACAGATGACTGCGACCTGTATGATTTCAGAGTGAGCTTCAATCAGCTCAAACTGGACCACTGGATCATAGCGCCTCACAAGTACAATCCGAGGTACTGTAAGGGATTTTGTCCTAGGGCTGTGGGATATATCTATGGGTCACCCATGCACACCATGGTTCAAAACATCATTTACGAGAAGCTAGACTCCTCTGTGCCAAGACCTTCATGTGTTCCCTCAGAATACAACCCCTTAAGTGTTTTGACCATTGAGAACGACGGATCCATTGCCTACAAGGAGTATGAGGAGATGATCGCGACCAAATGCACTTGCCGATAA
- the nudt22 gene encoding uridine diphosphate glucose pyrophosphatase NUDT22 produces the protein MDPEVSLMLHCDPLQALGEHQTHIEISDRFNRQSFPEIEQHIEAVWSDRVTKEPWLFNGAKFRLHSAELCVTENGPMGEQAVQNLMHLQCGEGEQLESGNKSLERLTKDEQSCVLKLQLGLTCYKDYLGTNWSREAGNLQSHGRNECADPQAFLAQPLGVGAVMATADGDVVLLRRSQKVAEAAGLLDIPGGHPEPKMVCPEVSEEVICVEFLQGKERAVVSEIFSSVCAEIRDEVNVPVSSLSKPLFMGIALNNTSAGRPSAEFYVRCTLTTEEVRDFYRRGGPEAHESTDILFLSRAKMLQLSEHSPLWSEMCPSAKGAVLLYQRVMPDY, from the exons ATGGATCCAGAGGTGTCCCTCATGCTGCACTGTGATCCATTACAAGCTCTTGGAGAACATCAAACACACATAGAAATTTCAGACAG ATTCAATCGTCAGAGTTTTCCTGAGATCGAGCAGCACATCGAAGCCGTGTGGAGTGACAGAGTGACCAAAGAACCGTGGCTCTTCAATGGCGCTAAATTCAGACTGCATTCAGCGGAGCTCTGCGTCACGGAAAACGGACCAATGGGAGAACAGGCTGTCCAAAACCTAATGCACTTACAGTGTGGTGAAGGAGAGCAATTAGAAAGTGGCAATAAATCATTGGAAAGATTAACAAAAGATGAGCAATCATGTGTGCTAAAATTACAGTTAGGCCTGACCTGTTATAAAGACTACCTTGGAACTAACTGGTCACGAGAGGCAGGAAACCTGCAGAGTCATGGACGGAATGAATGTGCAGATCCACAGGCCTTCCTCGCGCAGCCGCTGGGGGTGGGCGCTGTCATGGCAACCGCAGATGGAGATGTTGTCCTACTGAGGAGAAGTCAGAAAGTGGCAGAGGCTGCAGGACTGTTAGACATACCTGGAGGTCATCCTGAGCCAAAG ATGGTGTGTCCAGAGGTCAGTGAGGAGGTCATATGTGTTGAGTTTCTGCAGGGTAAGGAGAGAGCCGTTGTTTCAGAGATCTTCTCCTCTGTGTGTGCAGAGATCCGTGATGAG GTGAACGTCCCTGTCAGTTCTCTAAGCAAGCCGTTGTTCATGGGAATTGCGCTGAACAACACTAGTGCAGGCCGGCCCAGCGCAGAGTTTTATGTTCG GTGCACTTTGACGACGGAGGAAGTGAGAGACTTCTATAGACGTGGAGGTCCTGAGGCCCATGAGTCCACTGACATACTGTTTCTCAGTCGAGCG AAAATGCTCCAGTTAAGCGAGCACTCCCCCCTGTGGTCAGAGATGTGTCCTTCAGCAAAAGGTGCAGTGCTGCTGTATCAGAGGGTGATGCCTGATTACTGA